Proteins from a single region of Primulina tabacum isolate GXHZ01 chromosome 5, ASM2559414v2, whole genome shotgun sequence:
- the LOC142546275 gene encoding LOW QUALITY PROTEIN: zinc finger A20 and AN1 domain-containing stress-associated protein 4-like (The sequence of the model RefSeq protein was modified relative to this genomic sequence to represent the inferred CDS: inserted 1 base in 1 codon) has protein sequence MAEEHGFQASEGHRLCVNNCGFLGSPATKNMCSKCYGDLCLNKSGDSSPIFSTPLPSTPSPSVAVVQTSPSASASEVIREVTTAGPPSQPPTNRCFSCRKRXGLTGFRCRCGTTFCGTHRYPEKHGCSFDFKAVGREAIAKANPVIRAEKLVKM, from the exons ATGGCGGAAGAGCACGGATTCCAGGCGTCGGAAGGCCACAGGCTGTGCGTCAATAATTGCGGGTTCTTGGGAAGCCCCGCCACGAAGAATATGTGCTCCAAATGTTACGGCGACCTATGTCTCAATAAATCGGGGGATTCTTCTCCGATATTCTCGACGCCTTTACCTTCTACGCCTTCGCCGTCTGTTGCTGTGGTTCAGACGAGTCCTTCCGCGTCGGCGTCGGAGGTAATCAGGGAGGTTACAACGGCGGGTCCGCCATCTCAACCGCCGACGAACAGATGTTTTTCTTGCAGGAAAA TGGGGTTGACGGGGTTCAGGTGTAGGTGTGGGACCACCTTCTGTGGGACCCACAGGTACCCCGAGAAACATGGCTGCAGCTTCGATTTCAAGGCTGTAGGCCGGGAAGCCATAGCCAAGGCTAATCCGGTGATCAGAGCAGAGAAGCTGGTGAAGATGTAA
- the LOC142546276 gene encoding uridine nucleosidase 1 isoform X1 gives MSILQSNGIDGLVASKDSFAKIREKIIIDTDPGIDDSMAILMAFQTPDLEILGLTTIFGNVNTADATRNALLLCEIAGSPDVLVAEGNPEPLKRGKPRIADFVHGSDGLGNISIPLPKSQKSEKSASEFLVEEVSKYPSEVSILALGPLTNLALAVKRDSTFASKVKRVVILGGAFFALGNVNPAAEANIYGDPEAADIVFTSGANIDVVGINITTQVKFTDVDLDELRQSKGRHAQLICDMCKFYRDWHVKSDGFYGIFLHDPVSFVALVRPDLFTFKKGVVRVETQGLCVGHTLMDQGLKKWNSSNPWSELSPVSVAWEVQVEKVIDYIFETLTKP, from the exons ATGTCGATTCTTCAGAGTAATGGAATCGATGGACTGGTGGCTTCTAAGGATTCTTTTGCGAAAATTCGTGAAAAAATAATCATCGATACAGATCCCGGGATTG ACGATAGCATGGCAATATTGATGGCATTCCAGACACCTGACTTAGAGATATTAGGATTAACAACAATATTCGGCAATGTTAATACAGCCGACGCGACACGCAATGCGTTGCTTCTG TGCGAGATTGCTGGCAGTCCTGATGTTCTGGTAGCAGAGGGTAATCCCGAACCATTGAAG AGAGGAAAACCGCGTATTGCCGACTTTGTTCACGGTTCAGATGGATTAGGGAACATCTCTATTCCTCTTCCCAAGTCCCAGAAATCTGAGAAATCAGCATCCGAATTTCTGGTCGAAGAAGTTTCCAAATATCCGAGTGAAGTTTCTATACTCGCATTGGGACCTCTGACAAATCTTGCTCTA GCCGTAAAGAGAGACTCGACATTTGCAAGCAAGGTGAAGAGAGTGGTGATACTTGGTGGAGCTTTCTTTGCATTGGGAAATGTCAATCCTGCTGCTGAAGCAAAT ATCTATGGGGACCCAGAAGCAGCAGATATCGTGTTCACTTCTGGTGCAAATATTGATGTGGTTGGCATCAATATAACGACCCAAGTAAAATTCACAG ACGTGGACCTCGATGAACTAAGGCAGTCAAAAGGCAGACATGCACAGTTGATCTGTGATATGTGCAAATTTTATCGAGACTGGCATGTCAAATCTGATGGTTTCTATG GAATCTTCCTACACGATCCTGTGAGTTTCGTGGCATTAGTGAGGCCCGATCTTTTCACCTTCAAGAAGGGAGTCGTGAGGGTTGAGACTCAAGGCCTTTGCGTGGGGCACACACTGATGGACCAAGGATTAAAAAA ATGGAATTCGAGCAACCCTTGGTCAGAACTCTCCCCAGTTTCAGTTGCATGGGAAGTTCAAGTGGAGAAAGTGATTGATTATATCTTCGAAACGTTAACGAAGCCATGA
- the LOC142546276 gene encoding uridine nucleosidase 1 isoform X2 yields the protein MYVDRNDSMAILMAFQTPDLEILGLTTIFGNVNTADATRNALLLCEIAGSPDVLVAEGNPEPLKRGKPRIADFVHGSDGLGNISIPLPKSQKSEKSASEFLVEEVSKYPSEVSILALGPLTNLALAVKRDSTFASKVKRVVILGGAFFALGNVNPAAEANIYGDPEAADIVFTSGANIDVVGINITTQVKFTDVDLDELRQSKGRHAQLICDMCKFYRDWHVKSDGFYGIFLHDPVSFVALVRPDLFTFKKGVVRVETQGLCVGHTLMDQGLKKWNSSNPWSELSPVSVAWEVQVEKVIDYIFETLTKP from the exons ATGTATGTTGATCGAA ACGATAGCATGGCAATATTGATGGCATTCCAGACACCTGACTTAGAGATATTAGGATTAACAACAATATTCGGCAATGTTAATACAGCCGACGCGACACGCAATGCGTTGCTTCTG TGCGAGATTGCTGGCAGTCCTGATGTTCTGGTAGCAGAGGGTAATCCCGAACCATTGAAG AGAGGAAAACCGCGTATTGCCGACTTTGTTCACGGTTCAGATGGATTAGGGAACATCTCTATTCCTCTTCCCAAGTCCCAGAAATCTGAGAAATCAGCATCCGAATTTCTGGTCGAAGAAGTTTCCAAATATCCGAGTGAAGTTTCTATACTCGCATTGGGACCTCTGACAAATCTTGCTCTA GCCGTAAAGAGAGACTCGACATTTGCAAGCAAGGTGAAGAGAGTGGTGATACTTGGTGGAGCTTTCTTTGCATTGGGAAATGTCAATCCTGCTGCTGAAGCAAAT ATCTATGGGGACCCAGAAGCAGCAGATATCGTGTTCACTTCTGGTGCAAATATTGATGTGGTTGGCATCAATATAACGACCCAAGTAAAATTCACAG ACGTGGACCTCGATGAACTAAGGCAGTCAAAAGGCAGACATGCACAGTTGATCTGTGATATGTGCAAATTTTATCGAGACTGGCATGTCAAATCTGATGGTTTCTATG GAATCTTCCTACACGATCCTGTGAGTTTCGTGGCATTAGTGAGGCCCGATCTTTTCACCTTCAAGAAGGGAGTCGTGAGGGTTGAGACTCAAGGCCTTTGCGTGGGGCACACACTGATGGACCAAGGATTAAAAAA ATGGAATTCGAGCAACCCTTGGTCAGAACTCTCCCCAGTTTCAGTTGCATGGGAAGTTCAAGTGGAGAAAGTGATTGATTATATCTTCGAAACGTTAACGAAGCCATGA
- the LOC142546278 gene encoding GDSL esterase/lipase At5g03610-like: MAPSNLLLISFCCCCVLLISLAQCSPHHHRRLRRHVEDQSHDHAFEPSKFFVFGDSYADTGNVRKTQANSWKNPYGSTFPGKPAGRFSDGRVLTDYFAKFLGLKTPVAYRWMKFVGKSKLRNGMNFAYGGSGVFNTYGDALPNMTTQIDFLDKLINASVYTNWDLNYSSVALISLAGNDYAAYLAKGGSIQDLPTFISLVIDQLMVNIKRIRGLGVSKIAVTSLEPLGCLPRITRVSSYQQCNMSQNLAVSYHNLLLQQAVTKLNNKTEESPVFVVDLYSSFTSVLEQKGDVQGNLKFEMPLKPCCIGISNGHSCGNVDKKGVKMYTVCSDPNSAFFWDSSHPTQAGWLAVYNALKPSLEEFLKHS, from the exons ATGGCGCCATCCAATCTCTTACTAATCTCCTTCTGTTGCTGCTGCGTTCTTCTCATTTCGCTTGCCCAATGTTCACCTCACCACCACCGCCGCCTCCGCCGCCATGTGGAGGATCAGAGTCATGATCACGCCTTTGAACCATCAAAATTCTTTGTGTTTGGTGACTCTTACGCTGACACGGGTAACGTCAGAAAAACTCAGGCGAACTCGTGGAAGAACCCCTACGGCTCAACTTTTCCGGGAAAGCCCGCTGGCCGATTCTCCGACGGCCGTGTTCTCACAGATTACTTTG CCAAGTTCTTGGGACTAAAAACTCCAGTGGCCTACAGATGGATGAAGTTTGTAGGAAAAAGCAAGTTGAGAAATGGGATGAACTTTGCGTACGGAGGAAGTGGAGTGTTCAATACTTACGGCGATGCTCTACCAAACATGACCACTCAGATCGACTTTCTGGACAAACTCATCAATGCCTCAGTTTACACCAACTGGGATTTGAACTACTCTTCAGTTGCTCTCATCTCTCTTGCTGGAAACGATTATGCTGCCTATTTAGCCAAAGGTGGATCAATTCAG GACTTGCCCACGTTCATATCTCTAGTGATCGATCAACTAATGGTAAACATTAAACGAATTCGGGGACTCGGGGTGTCTAAAATCGCAGTCACATCTTTGGAGCCATTGGGGTGCCTTCCTCGGATCACTCGAGTGTCCTCATACCAACAATGTAATATGTCTCAAAATTTGGCTGTGAGTTATCACAACCTGTTGCTGCAACAAGCCGTGACAAAATTGAACAACAAAACTGAAGAATCCCCGGTTTTTGTAGTCGATCTCTATAGCTCATTCACAAGTGTTCTTGAGCAGAAAGGAGATGTTCAGG GGAATTTGAAATTTGAGATGCCATTGAAGCCCTGTTGCATAGGCATAAGCAATGGTCATTCTTGCGGTAATGTGGACAAGAAAGGCGTGAAAATGTATACAGTTTGCAGTGATCCAAACTCTGCATTCTTTTGGGATTCATCGCATCCAACACAGGCCGGATGGCTAGCAGTGTACAATGCTTTGAAGCCCAGTCTTGAAGAATTTTTAAAACATTCCTAA